The proteins below are encoded in one region of Planifilum fimeticola:
- the tatA gene encoding twin-arginine translocase TatA/TatE family subunit — translation MISNIGVPGLILILVVALLLFGPSKLPELGRAVGRTLREFKESFNGSGESRDKSEKPSQEQQTK, via the coding sequence ATGATCAGCAACATCGGAGTACCCGGCCTGATTCTCATCCTGGTGGTGGCATTGCTTCTGTTCGGCCCCAGCAAACTGCCGGAATTGGGGCGGGCCGTGGGTCGAACATTGCGCGAATTCAAGGAGTCCTTCAACGGTTCCGGTGAAAGCCGCGACAAATCGGAAAAGCCCTCCCAGGAACAGCAAACCAAATGA
- a CDS encoding aspartate kinase yields MGVVVQKFGGTSVGSVERIRRVAERVAAVHAQGKPCVVTVSAMGKTTDQLIELARQVSPRPPAREMDMLLTTGEQVSIALLAMALSELGVPARSLTGWQAGITTDGIHGKARIQEIDTRVIRECLDRGEVVIVAGFQGKTATGEITTLGRGGSDTTAVALAAALAAEVCEIYTDVTGVFTADPRVVPRAGKMDEISFEEMLELAHLGAAVLHPRSVECAMKHRVPLVVRSSFVDEPGTWVKEAKDMETERNVRGIAHDMHVARMKVLGLENRIETLSRLFGILADAHINVDMIVQSEHDAERVDVAFSVHEDEGEVAKGVIEAHREELGYLKVLYETGLAKVSAVGAGMVSRPGVAAKMFAALTDAGIRIKMVSTSEIKISCVIPRDRAVEAVRELHAAFGLDVTADEMAGAVTKGVG; encoded by the coding sequence ATGGGTGTAGTGGTCCAGAAATTCGGGGGTACGTCGGTGGGAAGCGTGGAACGGATCCGGCGGGTGGCGGAGAGGGTGGCGGCCGTTCACGCCCAGGGAAAGCCATGCGTCGTCACCGTCTCTGCCATGGGGAAGACGACGGACCAGCTGATCGAATTGGCCCGCCAGGTGAGTCCCCGTCCTCCGGCCAGGGAGATGGATATGCTCCTCACCACCGGGGAACAGGTATCCATCGCCCTGCTGGCGATGGCTCTGTCGGAACTGGGGGTTCCGGCCCGGTCCCTGACCGGATGGCAGGCGGGGATCACCACGGATGGGATCCACGGAAAAGCGCGAATCCAAGAAATTGACACCCGGGTGATCCGGGAGTGTCTCGACCGCGGTGAGGTCGTAATCGTGGCGGGCTTCCAGGGGAAGACGGCAACGGGAGAGATCACCACGTTGGGCCGGGGCGGTTCCGACACCACCGCCGTGGCGCTGGCGGCGGCACTGGCGGCGGAGGTCTGCGAGATCTATACCGATGTGACCGGCGTCTTTACGGCGGATCCGCGGGTGGTGCCCCGGGCGGGAAAAATGGACGAGATCTCTTTTGAGGAGATGCTGGAGCTGGCCCATCTGGGCGCGGCGGTTCTCCACCCCCGGTCGGTGGAGTGCGCCATGAAGCACCGGGTGCCGCTGGTGGTCCGGTCCAGCTTTGTGGATGAGCCGGGAACCTGGGTGAAGGAGGCAAAGGACATGGAAACGGAGCGCAATGTGAGGGGCATCGCCCACGATATGCACGTTGCCCGGATGAAGGTGCTGGGGTTGGAAAACCGGATCGAAACCTTGTCCCGCCTGTTCGGCATCCTGGCTGATGCCCACATCAATGTGGACATGATCGTCCAGAGTGAACACGATGCGGAACGGGTGGACGTGGCCTTCAGCGTTCACGAGGATGAGGGGGAAGTGGCCAAGGGAGTGATCGAGGCACACCGGGAGGAGCTGGGCTATCTCAAGGTGCTGTATGAGACCGGACTGGCCAAGGTGTCTGCGGTGGGGGCCGGAATGGTGTCCCGCCCCGGTGTGGCGGCGAAGATGTTCGCGGCGCTCACCGATGCGGGAATCCGCATCAAAATGGTCTCCACCTCGGAAATCAAAATCTCCTGCGTCATTCCCCGTGACCGAGCCGTCGAAGCCGTTCGCGAGCTGCATGCCGCCTTCGGACTCGATGTGACGGCCGACGAGATGGCGGGTGCCGTCACGAAAGGGGTTGGATGA
- a CDS encoding peptide ABC transporter substrate-binding protein — protein sequence MKKGKWTGRISAILIAFSLVFTAACGGGGSDQGKGSEELAEEQVLNVGRIKSEPPSLDPATATDQMSSTILNQLMEGLTRIDAEGNPHPAVAEKWEVSEDGKEITFHLRKDAKWSNGDPVTAHDFEYAWKRVLDPKMKPPADYAYQLYYLKNGEKYNQGKAKAEDVGVKAVDDHTLKVELEQPAPYFVALTSFYTLFPVNKKVAEENDKWATEADTYVGNGPFKLKTWEHDAKIELVKNEHYWGAKDVKLTQLNFPFIGEAQTGYQQFKSRKLDEGDSIIIPPDLTKKGLESGEIKSQKQPAVYFYMFNVEKKPFNNKKIRRAFALAIDRKSIVENVTQGGQVPATGFVPWGIPDFVAEKDWVETRDDYLPEKAQPEEAKKLLEEGMKEEGFDKLPAVTIDYNTDEGHKKIAEAIQQMWKKNLGVDVKLRNSEWQVYLDKTKAGDFQVGRLGWLPDYIDPMTFMDMWVTGGGNNDTRFSHKEYDALIKKAKSTADQKVRMEAMHKAEDILMDEMPIAPIYFYTDLYMEQDYVKGVVRNPDKSVYFRDAYILEH from the coding sequence ATGAAGAAGGGCAAATGGACAGGCAGGATTTCAGCAATCCTGATTGCCTTCTCCCTGGTCTTCACCGCGGCCTGCGGCGGCGGCGGATCCGACCAGGGGAAAGGCAGTGAGGAGCTCGCCGAAGAACAGGTGCTCAATGTGGGCCGCATCAAGAGCGAGCCGCCCAGCCTGGATCCGGCAACCGCTACGGACCAAATGTCCAGTACGATACTTAACCAGTTGATGGAAGGCCTCACCCGGATAGATGCCGAGGGAAATCCGCATCCCGCCGTGGCTGAGAAGTGGGAGGTCAGCGAAGACGGGAAGGAAATCACCTTCCACCTGCGTAAGGATGCCAAGTGGTCCAACGGCGATCCGGTGACCGCCCACGATTTCGAGTACGCCTGGAAGCGGGTGCTCGATCCGAAGATGAAGCCGCCGGCTGACTACGCGTACCAGCTCTACTACCTGAAAAACGGGGAGAAGTACAACCAAGGGAAAGCGAAGGCCGAGGATGTCGGCGTCAAGGCGGTGGACGACCACACCCTGAAGGTGGAACTGGAGCAGCCGGCGCCCTATTTCGTGGCCCTCACCAGCTTCTACACCCTGTTCCCGGTCAACAAGAAAGTGGCTGAGGAAAACGACAAATGGGCCACCGAGGCCGACACCTACGTGGGCAACGGTCCCTTCAAGCTGAAGACCTGGGAGCACGATGCCAAGATCGAACTGGTGAAGAACGAGCATTACTGGGGCGCCAAGGATGTGAAGCTGACCCAGCTCAACTTCCCGTTCATCGGGGAAGCGCAGACGGGGTATCAGCAATTCAAGTCCCGCAAGCTGGATGAAGGGGATTCCATCATCATCCCGCCGGATTTGACGAAAAAAGGGCTGGAGAGCGGCGAGATCAAGTCGCAAAAACAACCGGCGGTCTACTTCTACATGTTCAACGTGGAGAAGAAGCCCTTTAACAACAAGAAGATCCGCAGAGCCTTCGCCTTGGCCATCGACCGTAAGTCGATCGTCGAAAACGTGACTCAGGGCGGACAGGTGCCGGCCACCGGCTTCGTTCCGTGGGGGATCCCGGACTTCGTCGCCGAGAAGGACTGGGTAGAGACCCGCGATGACTATCTGCCGGAAAAGGCCCAGCCGGAAGAAGCCAAGAAGCTGCTCGAGGAAGGCATGAAGGAAGAAGGGTTTGACAAACTTCCCGCGGTGACCATCGATTACAACACCGATGAAGGTCACAAGAAGATCGCCGAAGCGATTCAGCAAATGTGGAAGAAGAACCTCGGGGTGGACGTGAAACTGCGCAACTCCGAATGGCAGGTGTATCTGGACAAGACCAAGGCCGGCGACTTCCAGGTGGGACGCCTTGGTTGGTTGCCCGACTACATCGACCCGATGACCTTCATGGACATGTGGGTGACGGGTGGAGGCAACAACGATACCCGCTTCAGCCATAAGGAGTACGACGCCTTGATCAAGAAAGCCAAATCCACGGCCGATCAAAAGGTCCGCATGGAAGCGATGCACAAGGCGGAAGACATCCTGATGGACGAAATGCCGATCGCACCGATCTATTTCTATACGGATCTCTACATGGAGCAGGATTACGTGAAGGGTGTTGTGCGGAATCCGGACAAGAGTGTCTACTTCCGAGATGCCTATATTCTTGAGCATTAA
- a CDS encoding ABC transporter permease, with protein sequence MLRYIGKRFLYMLLSLWVIATLTFVMMHLAPGGPFASEKKLPPQIIANLEAHYNLDKPLPVQYALYMKNLIMFDLGPSIKSEARDVNGILADGFPVSAQLGLEAMAVAVLAGLIMGIIASLRHNRLPDYTVMFLAVVGLAVPSFVLAPLFQKYFGLEWELLPIAGWGSFEDSILPAIALAFTPLALMTRLMRSSMLEVLGQDYIRTARAKGLSPSRVITRHAIRNAILPAITIVGPLAVDIITGSFVIEKIFSIPGIGKYFVDSIFNRDYSVIMGVTVFYSALLLLVNLLVDIAYTWVDPRIKIGGRGAN encoded by the coding sequence GTGCTTCGATATATTGGAAAACGTTTTCTTTACATGCTGCTCTCCCTCTGGGTGATCGCCACCCTGACTTTCGTCATGATGCATCTGGCTCCCGGCGGTCCCTTTGCCTCGGAGAAGAAGTTGCCGCCCCAGATCATCGCCAACCTGGAAGCGCATTATAATCTGGACAAGCCGCTTCCTGTGCAATATGCCCTCTATATGAAAAATTTGATCATGTTCGATCTGGGCCCCTCGATCAAATCGGAGGCCCGGGACGTGAACGGCATTCTGGCCGACGGATTCCCCGTCTCCGCCCAGCTTGGCCTTGAGGCGATGGCTGTCGCCGTGCTGGCGGGACTGATCATGGGAATTATCGCCTCTCTTCGCCACAACCGGCTGCCGGATTATACCGTCATGTTCCTGGCGGTGGTCGGGCTGGCCGTCCCCAGTTTCGTCCTTGCCCCACTCTTCCAGAAGTATTTTGGTCTCGAATGGGAACTGTTGCCGATTGCAGGCTGGGGTTCCTTTGAGGATTCCATTCTGCCGGCCATTGCACTGGCCTTTACCCCCCTGGCACTGATGACCCGATTGATGCGCTCCAGCATGCTGGAGGTGCTGGGACAGGATTACATCCGCACCGCCCGCGCGAAGGGGCTGTCCCCGTCAAGGGTGATCACCCGGCACGCGATCCGCAATGCCATTTTGCCGGCGATCACCATCGTCGGTCCCCTGGCGGTGGATATCATCACCGGCAGTTTCGTGATCGAGAAGATCTTCTCCATTCCGGGCATCGGAAAATATTTTGTGGACAGCATTTTTAACCGGGATTATTCGGTGATCATGGGCGTGACCGTCTTCTACTCCGCGCTGCTTCTCCTGGTCAATTTGCTGGTGGACATCGCCTACACGTGGGTGGATCCGCGAATCAAGATCGGCGGAAGGGGGGCGAACTGA
- a CDS encoding ABC transporter permease, with protein MSLPAEAFEPAPRREAEAEAIARPSLTYWQDAWLRLKKNWMAMAGLIILVLLAVMAIFGPYMVEYTYYEQNLETGKNLEPSGEHWFGTDDLGRDMFVRTWYGARVSLLIGLAAGLIDLIVGVLYGGISGYKGGRTDEIMMRIVDVLWGLPYLLIVILLLVVMEPGVLTIIIALSVTGWLRMARLVRGQVLQLKEQEYVLAARTLGASGRWILSKHLLPNSLGPIIVLLTYTVPNAIFAEAFLSFLGLGVQAPFASWGTMIDDATAVILSGEWWRLFFPAFFLSLTLLAFNMLGDGLRDALDPRMRK; from the coding sequence ATGTCTTTGCCTGCAGAAGCTTTTGAGCCGGCGCCGCGCCGCGAGGCGGAGGCGGAGGCCATTGCGCGGCCCAGCCTTACCTACTGGCAGGATGCCTGGTTGCGTCTGAAGAAGAACTGGATGGCGATGGCGGGTCTTATCATCCTCGTACTTCTCGCCGTGATGGCCATTTTCGGACCCTATATGGTGGAATACACCTATTACGAACAAAACCTGGAAACGGGAAAAAACCTGGAACCCTCCGGTGAGCACTGGTTCGGGACCGATGATCTGGGGCGGGATATGTTCGTCCGCACCTGGTACGGCGCCCGCGTGTCGCTGCTGATCGGATTGGCGGCGGGATTGATCGACTTGATCGTCGGTGTGCTCTACGGCGGCATTTCCGGCTACAAGGGCGGGCGGACCGACGAGATCATGATGCGGATCGTCGACGTCCTGTGGGGCCTTCCGTACCTGTTGATCGTGATTCTCCTGCTGGTCGTGATGGAGCCCGGCGTCCTGACGATCATCATCGCCTTGTCGGTTACCGGCTGGTTGCGCATGGCCCGTCTGGTGCGGGGGCAGGTCCTGCAGCTGAAGGAGCAGGAGTACGTGCTCGCCGCCCGAACCCTGGGGGCGAGCGGCCGGTGGATCTTGTCCAAGCATCTGCTCCCCAACTCTCTGGGACCGATCATTGTTCTTTTGACCTACACCGTCCCCAACGCCATTTTCGCCGAGGCGTTCCTGAGTTTCCTCGGGCTGGGGGTGCAGGCGCCCTTCGCCAGCTGGGGGACGATGATCGACGATGCGACGGCGGTGATTTTGTCGGGTGAGTGGTGGCGTCTCTTCTTCCCCGCCTTTTTCCTCAGCCTGACGCTGTTGGCCTTCAATATGCTCGGCGATGGCCTGAGGGATGCCCTGGATCCGAGAATGCGCAAGTAA
- a CDS encoding ABC transporter ATP-binding protein, which yields MALLEVDNLHVSFQTYGGEVHAVRGVSFSLEKGETLAIVGESGSGKSVTAQSIMRLIPTPPGIIKEGEIRFDGKNLLSLSEKEMFGIRGSEIGMIFQDPMTSLNPTMTVGKQIMEGLIWHQGIEKQAARERAIEMLRLVGIPTPEKRVDQYPHEFSGGMRQRAMIAMAMACNPKILIADEPTTALDVTIQAQIMELMKELQEKTGTAIILITHDLGVVAETAHKVAVMYGGKVVEYGTVEEIFYRPRHPYTWGLLNSMPRLDMKRDGELQSIPGSPPDLFKPPQGCPFADRCPHTMNICHSTMPEKTDVSPSHGVYCWLEHPQAPRVDRNLRVNISAK from the coding sequence ATGGCTCTTTTGGAAGTGGATAATCTGCATGTGTCGTTTCAGACTTACGGAGGAGAAGTACACGCGGTCCGCGGAGTCAGCTTCTCCCTCGAAAAGGGGGAGACCCTGGCCATCGTCGGCGAGTCGGGGAGCGGAAAAAGCGTCACCGCCCAGTCGATCATGCGGCTGATTCCGACGCCGCCGGGCATCATTAAGGAGGGGGAGATCCGCTTTGACGGAAAGAATCTCCTGTCCCTGTCCGAAAAGGAGATGTTCGGCATCCGGGGCTCGGAGATCGGCATGATCTTCCAGGATCCGATGACCTCCCTCAACCCGACGATGACCGTGGGCAAGCAGATCATGGAAGGATTGATCTGGCACCAGGGGATCGAGAAGCAGGCGGCCCGGGAGCGGGCGATCGAAATGCTTCGCCTGGTGGGAATTCCCACTCCTGAAAAGCGGGTGGATCAGTATCCCCACGAGTTCAGCGGCGGGATGCGGCAGCGGGCGATGATCGCCATGGCCATGGCGTGCAATCCGAAAATCCTCATCGCCGACGAACCCACCACCGCCCTGGACGTGACCATCCAGGCGCAGATCATGGAACTGATGAAGGAGCTGCAGGAAAAAACGGGAACGGCGATCATCCTGATCACCCACGATCTGGGAGTGGTGGCCGAAACCGCTCACAAGGTGGCCGTCATGTACGGCGGGAAAGTGGTGGAGTACGGAACGGTGGAGGAGATTTTCTACCGTCCCCGCCATCCCTACACCTGGGGACTGCTCAACTCCATGCCCCGGCTGGATATGAAACGGGACGGGGAATTGCAGTCGATCCCGGGTTCCCCGCCGGACCTGTTCAAGCCGCCGCAGGGATGCCCCTTCGCCGACCGTTGCCCTCATACGATGAACATCTGCCACAGCACGATGCCGGAGAAGACCGATGTCTCTCCCAGCCACGGGGTATATTGCTGGCTGGAGCATCCCCAGGCGCCACGCGTGGATCGAAATCTTCGGGTGAACATCTCGGCGAAGTGA
- the metX gene encoding homoserine O-acetyltransferase MetX yields MATTVNCPQKLTVSIGPMDLECGRRLKQVEIAVETAGTLNESRDNVILVCHALTGDAHTVGDEDHPGWWYGLIGPGGYIDTNRYFVITTNVLGGCAGSTGPSSIDPETGRPYGSSFPVVTIRDMVRAQRRCLEKMGISKIAAVIGGSMGGMQVLEWGIMYPETVERMIPIATSAAFSPMGIAFNDIGRQAILADPEWKGGNYYPGPGPRKGLAIARMMGMVTYRTETLFEERFSRRIQDDGPITRMDSMFQVESYLRYHGEKLVRRFDANSYLYLLKAMDLHDIGRGRGGVERALSRIQSDVLVIGIREDILFPIREQRKIHFLLQRLGKRSLLEEIHSHYGHDAFLVEFDQVGPPIRRFLGEGG; encoded by the coding sequence GTGGCGACAACCGTCAACTGCCCGCAAAAGCTGACGGTTTCGATCGGTCCGATGGATTTGGAGTGCGGCCGGCGCCTTAAGCAGGTGGAAATCGCCGTGGAGACCGCCGGGACCTTAAACGAATCCCGGGACAACGTGATCCTTGTTTGTCATGCGCTTACAGGCGATGCCCACACGGTGGGGGATGAGGATCACCCCGGATGGTGGTACGGGCTGATCGGACCGGGCGGGTATATCGATACCAACCGCTATTTTGTGATCACGACCAATGTTCTGGGCGGATGCGCCGGAAGCACCGGTCCTTCGTCGATCGATCCGGAGACGGGGCGTCCCTACGGGTCTTCTTTTCCCGTGGTGACGATTCGGGATATGGTCCGCGCCCAGCGGCGCTGCCTGGAGAAAATGGGCATCTCCAAAATTGCGGCGGTGATCGGCGGTTCGATGGGCGGGATGCAGGTGCTGGAATGGGGCATCATGTACCCTGAAACGGTGGAGCGGATGATCCCGATCGCCACTTCCGCCGCCTTCTCTCCGATGGGGATCGCCTTCAACGACATCGGTCGCCAGGCGATCTTGGCGGATCCCGAATGGAAGGGCGGAAATTATTATCCCGGGCCCGGGCCCCGAAAGGGTTTGGCCATTGCCCGGATGATGGGGATGGTCACCTACCGGACCGAAACCCTTTTTGAGGAGCGGTTCAGCCGTCGGATCCAGGACGACGGCCCCATTACCCGGATGGATTCGATGTTTCAGGTGGAAAGCTACCTGCGATATCACGGGGAGAAGCTGGTCCGCCGCTTCGACGCGAACAGCTATTTGTATCTCCTCAAGGCGATGGATCTGCACGACATCGGGCGGGGACGAGGAGGGGTGGAGCGGGCGCTGTCCCGGATCCAGTCCGATGTGTTGGTGATCGGCATCCGGGAAGACATTCTGTTTCCGATCCGGGAGCAGCGAAAGATTCACTTCCTGCTTCAACGGCTGGGGAAGCGGTCTTTGCTGGAAGAAATTCATTCCCATTACGGTCATGACGCCTTTTTGGTCGAATTTGACCAGGTGGGCCCGCCGATTCGGCGTTTCCTGGGAGAAGGGGGCTGA